Proteins encoded together in one Chryseobacterium sp. G0201 window:
- a CDS encoding cytochrome d ubiquinol oxidase subunit II — MIYVVIGFLWLSICLYVILGGADFGAGIVELFTKKRARDKTKEIMYESIAPVWEANHMWLIIAIVILFVGFPEIYTTMSTYLHIPLVLMLLGIIARGTAFTFRHYDAVKDNWQVLYTQIFYYASLLTPFFLGLIAAATVSGSINPDATTFLDLYIFSWLNWFGVAVGLFTVSLCAYLASIFSLRETTDRLELGLMIKKSHQTMIFVVITGALVFLTAYLSDIPLVTWVFSKPLGVMATVFATVALGLILKAMHNRKLLPVRALAGFQIIMILVAATYQHNPNIILLGNGQYLSLLQHVAAPKTISALGWALMLGSLFILPFLFYLMASFSKLRK, encoded by the coding sequence ATGATTTACGTAGTTATAGGCTTTCTCTGGCTATCCATTTGTTTGTATGTGATTTTAGGAGGTGCCGATTTCGGAGCAGGAATTGTTGAACTTTTCACCAAAAAAAGAGCCCGTGACAAAACCAAAGAAATCATGTATGAATCTATCGCACCTGTTTGGGAAGCGAATCATATGTGGCTGATTATCGCAATTGTGATACTTTTTGTAGGTTTTCCTGAGATTTATACAACAATGTCAACTTATCTTCATATTCCATTGGTTTTAATGCTTTTGGGGATCATTGCAAGGGGTACAGCTTTTACTTTCAGACATTATGATGCAGTAAAAGATAATTGGCAGGTTTTATACACTCAGATCTTCTATTATGCGAGTCTTTTAACACCTTTTTTCTTAGGATTAATTGCTGCTGCAACGGTTTCCGGATCTATCAATCCCGATGCAACGACATTTTTAGATCTGTATATTTTCAGCTGGCTGAATTGGTTTGGAGTGGCGGTTGGTTTATTTACCGTTTCACTTTGTGCCTATCTGGCGTCTATTTTTTCTTTGAGAGAAACAACCGACAGACTGGAATTAGGTTTAATGATCAAAAAATCACACCAAACGATGATCTTCGTAGTGATTACCGGAGCTTTGGTATTCTTAACGGCTTATCTTTCAGACATTCCTTTGGTAACGTGGGTTTTCTCAAAGCCTTTAGGAGTTATGGCCACCGTTTTTGCAACAGTTGCTTTAGGCTTAATATTAAAAGCCATGCACAACAGAAAACTGCTTCCGGTAAGGGCTTTGGCAGGATTTCAAATTATCATGATCTTAGTTGCTGCAACTTATCAGCATAATCCCAACATTATTTTATTAGGAAACGGACAATATCTTTCATTACTACAGCATGTAGCTGCCCCAAAAACAATTTCAGCATTGGGTTGGGCTTTGATGCTGGGTTCGTTATTTATTTTGCCGTTTTTGTTTTATCTGATGGCTTCATTTAGTAAGTTGAGAAAATAA
- a CDS encoding cytochrome ubiquinol oxidase subunit I, with the protein MDDFLAARAQMAISLGFHIVFACVGMVMPFLMAFAHWKYLKTNNEIYKGLTKAWSKGVAILFATGAVSGTMLSFELGLLWPGFMKHAGPIFGMPFSLEGTAFFIEAIAIGFFLYGWDKFNKWFHWFCGFLVGLSGLASGILVVAANAWMNSPSGFDYINGQYVNIDPIKAMFNDAWFPQALHMTVAAFCATGFVVAGVHAYLIMKKKNVEFHTKAFKIAAAFALIGAFGAPLTGDVAAKSVAERQPIKLAAMEAHFETEKGAAFVLGGIPDEEKGEVKYAIKIPKVLSFLVSNDFNSEVKGLNDFPRDEWPPVSVVHYAFQIMIFFGVVMICIGSVYLYAVFFKKEWLTKNWLLKTFFFATPFGYIALEAGWTVTEVGRQPWIIYGIMRTVDAVTPMPGIQYSFYFFTAIFVSLSLIIIFLLRRQIQMVPKLYDPTDTQFNDKNMKS; encoded by the coding sequence ATGGACGATTTTCTTGCAGCTCGTGCACAAATGGCCATATCTCTAGGTTTCCACATTGTTTTTGCTTGTGTTGGTATGGTTATGCCTTTTTTAATGGCTTTTGCTCACTGGAAATACCTAAAGACCAATAATGAGATCTATAAAGGTCTCACAAAAGCCTGGAGCAAAGGGGTTGCTATTCTATTCGCGACCGGAGCCGTTTCCGGGACAATGCTTTCATTTGAATTAGGACTTCTATGGCCCGGATTTATGAAACATGCCGGACCTATTTTCGGAATGCCATTTTCATTGGAAGGAACCGCCTTTTTTATTGAAGCCATCGCCATTGGGTTTTTCCTTTACGGATGGGATAAATTTAACAAATGGTTCCATTGGTTTTGCGGATTTTTAGTCGGCTTAAGTGGTTTAGCTTCAGGAATTTTGGTTGTTGCAGCCAATGCCTGGATGAATTCCCCTTCAGGTTTTGATTATATTAATGGACAATATGTCAATATAGATCCTATAAAAGCGATGTTTAATGATGCCTGGTTTCCGCAGGCTTTACACATGACGGTTGCGGCATTTTGTGCGACAGGATTTGTGGTAGCGGGAGTTCATGCTTATTTAATCATGAAAAAGAAAAATGTAGAGTTTCATACCAAAGCATTTAAAATTGCCGCTGCTTTTGCATTGATCGGTGCTTTTGGTGCTCCATTGACGGGAGATGTTGCCGCAAAGTCAGTCGCAGAAAGACAACCTATTAAATTAGCCGCAATGGAAGCCCATTTCGAAACAGAAAAAGGCGCGGCTTTTGTCTTGGGAGGAATTCCGGATGAAGAAAAAGGAGAAGTGAAATATGCCATAAAGATCCCAAAAGTATTGAGCTTTTTAGTAAGTAACGATTTTAATTCCGAAGTAAAAGGTCTTAATGATTTTCCAAGAGATGAATGGCCACCGGTTTCCGTTGTTCATTATGCTTTTCAAATCATGATTTTCTTTGGAGTTGTCATGATATGTATAGGATCAGTTTATTTATATGCTGTTTTCTTTAAAAAGGAATGGCTTACTAAAAACTGGTTGTTAAAAACATTTTTCTTCGCCACCCCTTTCGGATATATCGCATTGGAAGCGGGCTGGACAGTAACTGAAGTCGGCCGACAACCATGGATCATCTATGGAATTATGAGAACAGTTGATGCCGTTACCCCAATGCCGGGAATACAGTATTCTTTTTACTTTTTTACCGCAATTTTCGTTTCGTTATCATTAATTATTATTTTCCTTTTGAGAAGACAAATACAAATGGTTCCGAAGCTGTATGACCCTACCGATACTCAGTTTAACGATAAAAATATGAAGTCATGA